From Vitis vinifera cultivar Pinot Noir 40024 chromosome 3, ASM3070453v1, the proteins below share one genomic window:
- the LOC100246948 gene encoding zinc finger protein ZOP1, whose amino-acid sequence MTEYWVSQGNKWCDFCKIYIANNPSSIRNHELGQRHKDSVAKRLASMRKENAAKEKEQKEAAHALEQIESKAKRSYQKDIATFREARESNANALAQEDDSSTANDWEHDSASGYYYSRSNGIYYDPNSGFYYSDAIGKWVTQEEAFATSQASSDSKQKGPVLKSPFSVSEGTQDRENKSAAKHQNGPPPGPVVSASLNPRRSSKCAPSSVAINKRKRQDEKPKAVSKEEAAALKAREAAKKRVEEREKSLLGLYGSR is encoded by the exons ATGACTGAG TACTGGGTTAGCCAGGGTAACAAATGGTGTGACTTCTGCAAAATCTATATAGCCAACAATCCTTCTAGCATTAGAAACCATGAACTTGGTCAACGCCACAAGGATAGTGTTGCCAAGAGGCTTGCATCTATGAGAAAAGAGAATGCTGCTAAGGAGAAGGAACAAAAGGAAGCAGCCCATGCCCTTGAACAGATTGAATCA AAAGCTAAGCGTAGCTATCAGAAGGATATAGCAACTTTCCGGGAGGCCAGAGAGTCAAATGCCAATGCATTAGCTCAAGAGGATGATTCAAGTACTGCTAACG ATTGGGAGCATGACAGCGCTTCAGGCTATTACTACAGTCGAAGTAATGGCATCTACTATGATCCAAATTCTGGCTTTTACTATTCTGATGCAATAG GCAAGTGGGTGACACAGGAAGAGGCATTTGCCACATCTCAAGCTTCTTCAGATTCCAAACAAAAAGGACCTGTGCTGAAAAGTCCATTCTCAGTTTCAGAGGGAACTCAAGACAGAGAAAACAAGAGTGCTGCTAAACATCAAAATGGGCCTCCACCTGGTCCTGTTGTTTCAGCATCTTTAAACCCCAGGAGATCTTCCAAATGTGCTCCATCATCAGTGGCTATTAACAAGAGGAAGAGGCAAGATGAGAAGCCAAAGGCTGTATCTAAAGAGGAAGCAGCTGCACTTAAAGCAAGGGAGGCTGCAAAGAAGAGAGTTGAAGAGAGGGAGAAATCATTGCTTGGCCTTTATGGGTCCCGTTAA
- the LOC100253812 gene encoding uncharacterized protein LOC100253812, translating to MEMEVVIPVPAVDFNFDSACSTPFISAPSSPQRFGSFFSAPTSPSRASAFYREFNDFNFSGRDSSASAASVIPFDWEEKPGIPKVKTAATRSTTRDEDDDDQDFAFDFSGQLERTSLSADELFDGGKIRPLRPPPRLQLSYNNPDENFKSAISSPKSPRSPKNIFSPRHRKDTDPFAAAIERTRKEAGTEPQYHRGRERKTGSSPSSSATSTAATSRKVTRSLSPLRVSDVTFGSEHSVPQNINNSKLSSSSSKSSRIWRLRDFLLFRSASEGRAASKDPLRKYSLLTKKNEDVKNCSFRSTDSSGSVSSSRRRGPVSAHEMHYTVNRAVSEEMRRKTFLPYKQGLLGCLGFNSTVHEISKGLGL from the coding sequence ATGGAGATGGAAGTGGTGATTCCAGTACCGGCCGTCGACTTTAACTTCGACAGCGCTTGTTCTACTCCCTTCATCAGTGCTCCTTCTAGTCCTCAGCGTTTCGGCAGTTTCTTCTCGGCCCCCACCAGCCCCTCACGCGCCTCTGCTTTTTACCGGGAATTCAACGACTTTAACTTCTCCGGCAGGGACTCTTCCGCCTCCGCCGCGTCCGTTATCCCTTTTGATTGGGAGGAGAAGCCCGGAATTCCGAAGGTGAAGACCGCTGCGACGAGGAGCACTACGCGTGACGAAGATGACGATGATCAAGACTTTGCATTTGATTTCAGTGGCCAACTGGAGAGAACTTCTCTCTCCGCCGACGAGCTCTTCGACGGCGGCAAGATTCGCCCTCTCAGGCCTCCTCCTCGGTTACAGCTCAGCTACAACAACCCGGATGAGAATTTCAAGAGTGCGATTTCGTCTCCGAAATCACCCAGATCCCCGAAAAATATATTCTCGCCGCGACACAGAAAGGATACGGATCCGTTTGCGGCAGCGATCGAGCGGACGCGGAAAGAAGCGGGAACTGAACCCCAGTACCACCGCGGAAGAGAACGGAAAACTGGGTCGTCGCCGTCGTCTTCGGCGACATCGACGGCGGCAACTTCACGGAAAGTGACGAGGTCTTTGTCGCCGTTGAGGGTTTCGGACGTCACATTTGGAAGCGAACACAGTGTCCCACAGAACATCAACAATTCAAAACTTTCGTCATCCTCTTCAAAAAGTTCCAGAATATGGAGACTCAGAGATTTTCTACTGTTCCGAAGCGCATCTGAAGGTCGAGCAGCGAGCAAAGACCCACTGAGGAAATACTCATTGCTGACCAAGAAGAACGAGGACGTGAAGAACTGTAGCTTCCGGTCCACCGACAGCTCCGGCTCAGTGTCGAGCTCGAGGAGGAGAGGACCGGTGTCGGCGCACGAGATGCATTACACAGTGAACCGGGCGGTTTCAGAGGAGATGAGGAGGAAGACCTTCTTGCCATACAAGCAGGGGCTCCTGGGGTGCCTGGGATTCAATTCAACTGTTCATGAGATTTCCAAGGGTTTGGGTCTTTGA